The sequence below is a genomic window from Myxococcales bacterium.
ATGAAGGACTGGGAGGAGCACCAGACCACGCTCGAGTCGCTGATTGCCCGCGACTACGTGCTGAAGCTGCCGGACTCGTCGTTCGCCGGAGAGCTCGAGTACGTGTTCAAACACAACCTCGAGCGCGAGCGCATCACCCAGCTGACCAGTGGGGCCGCAGCGCGCCGCTACCACCAGACCATCGCTGATTGGCTGGCGCAGAAAGCCGGCGTGCGCTCCCAGGAGGAGTACTGCGCGATGCTCGCGCAACATCTCGAGAAGGGCGGCGCGCTGGGTCGAGCCGGCCTCACGTTCCTGGAGGCAGGCGATCTGGCCCGGGGCAGCTACGCCGCCAAGAAGGCCAACGAGTACTATCAGAAGGGCCTCGAGCTCCTGGGCGATTCGGACGCTCGCCGGCGCATCGATGCGCTGCACGATCACGGCGACGTCCTGACTCTGCTCGGCAAGCCGGACGAGGCGCTGGCGGCCTTCCGCGAGATGCTGACCCTGTCGTACCGGCTCGCGCGCCGCGCCAAGGGCGGCGCGGCTCACAACCGCATCGGGCGGCTGCACCGGGACACGGGCATGCTGGCCCTCGCGCAAAAACACCTGGAAACGGCCCTGAACTTGTTCGAACTGGCGGAGGACCGCCGCGGCATCGCCTCGTGCCGGGACGACATTGGCAAGCTGCTCTGGATGAAGGGGGACTACGACGAGGCGCTGAGCGAGATGAAGATCGCCCTGGAGATCCGCAAGGAGCTCCAGGACATGCGCAGCATCGCCCTCAGCTTCAACAACATCGGTCTGGTGTGGATGGACCACGGCAAACCGGAGAGCGCGACGGAGGCCCTCGAGGCATCGCTCAAGCTACGGCGGGAGATCAACGACCCGTTGGGCATCGTGCAGAGCCTGAACAACCTGGGCAAGCTGGCCCAGGATCGCAACGACAACGCCGAGGCGCTGCGGCTCTTCCGCGAGTCCCTGGAGGTCGCGCGGGAGATCGGTGAGCGGAACCGCTTGGCGGTCGTGCTGACGAACATAGGCGAGACCCACTACCGGCTGGGGGACACGACCGAGGCCATCCGCGTGCTGAAACAAGCAGAGGAGCTGTGTGACGAGCTGGGGGACAACCTGCACCTGGCCGAGGCCAAACGTGGCCTGGCGAAGGCGTATTTGCTGCAGAAAGATCTGCGCAAGGCCCGCGAGGCGATCAAACACGCGGTCGATCTGTTCGGTCAGGTGCGGAGCAAATCTCACCTGGCGGTTGCGCTGCGCACGCTGGGAGAGATCACCGCAGCAGGCGCATGGGGCGCGGGACACGAGGGCAAGGCCATCGACTACTTCCTGCGGGCCATTGCCCTGTCGAAGGAGATCGGCAACGAAATCGAGGTTGCCCGAAGTTATTACGCCTTCGCCGAGTACGTGATGGGCAGCGACCACTACAAGAACAACACCGACATTCAGCGGGAAGCGCTCAAGCTCAAGGGCATGGCGGACGAGGTCTTCGAGAAACACCGGCAGGCCCGGGCCGCCTCCCAATGAGCGAGCGCTCGCGCTCCGGCAGTCGAGCAGGTAAAAGGCACTGAGCATGGCCGCCGATCTGTCGTCTCGCCTCGGGCGAGTAGCGGAGACCCTCGACGCGCAGTTCCTGGGCAAGAGCGAGGTCATCCGACTGCTCCTGATCGCCGTCGTCGCGCGCGAGCACGCGGTCCTGATCGGGCCGCCCGGCACGGCGAAGAGCGCCCTCATCCGCAGCCTGGCCGAGCTGATTCAAGCGCGTTACTTCGAGTACCTGCTGACCCGCTTCACGGAGCCGAACGAGATCTTCGGGCCGGTCGACATCGCGGCGTTCCGGGACGGGCAGTACCGCCGCAAGACCGACGGCATGCTGCCGGAGAGCGAGATCGTCTTTTTGGACGAGGTGTTCAAGGCCAACAGCGCCATCCTGAACTCCCTCCTCAGCCTGCTCAACGAGCGCCGCTACACCTCGGGCGGGCAGGTGCTCGAGTGCCCGCTGATCAGCGCCTTCGGGGCCAGTAACGAGGTGCCCAGCGACGAGTCGCTGTCCGCGATGTTCGATCGTTTCCTGTTGCGCATTCGCTCGGACAACCTCGACGCTTACCACTTCAACGAGCTGCTCCAGCTCGGGGTGCGCCACGAGGTGCAGAAGCTACGGCGCGAGAAGGCGCAGCCGCTGCTCAGCGCCGCGGACATTCACAACATGACCGAGGATCTGGCGCGTCGGCTCAAGTTCTCGGACGCGTTTTTGTCCAGCTACAAGGGGCTGATCTTCCAGATCCGCGCCGAGGGCGTGACGATCAGCGATCGGCGCGTGGTCAAGATGCTCAAGCTGTTTGCGGCCAGTGCCTACATCGACGGGCGCAGCGAGGCAGACACCAGCGACCTGTTCGTGCTCAAACACATCTGGAACGCGGAGGACCAGGGCCCGATCCTCGAGCAGATCGTGCAGCCGGTGCTGGAGGCCTTTTATCGCGACCACCCGGATCGGCGCCGGGTGGGGGCGCTGGGTGTCGGCGTGGAGGCTCTGTCCGCCGAGATCGAGCGCATCCGCCAGGTCCTGACCGGGGCCGCTCCGCCCAGCGATCTGCAGCTCTTCAGTCAGCTAAAGGCCCTCGGTGAGATCAAGACGGCGCTCTCCCAGATCCCGGACCAGCAGGCCCGCGCGCTCGAACAGCGCGTGAGACAGCTGCTCGACGCGGCGCTCAAGAGCGGGAGATTCGCCGAGCTGTGAAGCCGGTGGTGGAGGTGAAGCGGGTGGGTGCGGTGGAGGTGCCGCTGCCGAGTTATCAGACCGATGGCTCCGCCGGCCTCGACCTCGCGGCCGCGCTGAGCGAGCCGGTCGAGCTCGGCCCGGGACAGCGACGTTTGATCCCGACCGGCCTCGCGCTGGCGATCCCGC
It includes:
- a CDS encoding tetratricopeptide repeat protein → MTDPPPPQIPFGINDLRAPIVGRDGELAFLRTQAEKSRTNASAEVVSLVGPGGVGKSRIIHEFLVGLRTAGGRIPRVYRGSARNLQTSNGVFARLLRTRFGLVEGMDAEAAKAQVRAQVSTVLEDRKVGDVCYFLGQLIELDFLGSPLTKAVEDDAIQARLLRRSIVKAFFEGDAAQGPICLVFEDLHFADDDSIELLRYLIENLTGPILLVCAMRPELMTRHEDWFSFGKDRHSKLEIGTLAEEQAVTLAKALLAPCQGGAPDPLVAAAVRMAGGNAGSLEQMVRIFHDSGVLEERDALSRDPVWKVDLEKLAGARLPMNVADAVAARISSLNPGERELLERAAAIGSVFWLGALVALSRMDKPAPELWTAGDMKDWEEHQTTLESLIARDYVLKLPDSSFAGELEYVFKHNLERERITQLTSGAAARRYHQTIADWLAQKAGVRSQEEYCAMLAQHLEKGGALGRAGLTFLEAGDLARGSYAAKKANEYYQKGLELLGDSDARRRIDALHDHGDVLTLLGKPDEALAAFREMLTLSYRLARRAKGGAAHNRIGRLHRDTGMLALAQKHLETALNLFELAEDRRGIASCRDDIGKLLWMKGDYDEALSEMKIALEIRKELQDMRSIALSFNNIGLVWMDHGKPESATEALEASLKLRREINDPLGIVQSLNNLGKLAQDRNDNAEALRLFRESLEVAREIGERNRLAVVLTNIGETHYRLGDTTEAIRVLKQAEELCDELGDNLHLAEAKRGLAKAYLLQKDLRKAREAIKHAVDLFGQVRSKSHLAVALRTLGEITAAGAWGAGHEGKAIDYFLRAIALSKEIGNEIEVARSYYAFAEYVMGSDHYKNNTDIQREALKLKGMADEVFEKHRQARAASQ
- a CDS encoding AAA family ATPase, whose product is MAADLSSRLGRVAETLDAQFLGKSEVIRLLLIAVVAREHAVLIGPPGTAKSALIRSLAELIQARYFEYLLTRFTEPNEIFGPVDIAAFRDGQYRRKTDGMLPESEIVFLDEVFKANSAILNSLLSLLNERRYTSGGQVLECPLISAFGASNEVPSDESLSAMFDRFLLRIRSDNLDAYHFNELLQLGVRHEVQKLRREKAQPLLSAADIHNMTEDLARRLKFSDAFLSSYKGLIFQIRAEGVTISDRRVVKMLKLFAASAYIDGRSEADTSDLFVLKHIWNAEDQGPILEQIVQPVLEAFYRDHPDRRRVGALGVGVEALSAEIERIRQVLTGAAPPSDLQLFSQLKALGEIKTALSQIPDQQARALEQRVRQLLDAALKSGRFAEL